In Acidobacteriota bacterium, a single window of DNA contains:
- a CDS encoding methyltransferase domain-containing protein: MAWDPDLYHRFRAERTAPFEDLLGLVRKAPGLSVLDLGCGTGELTARLKEALPDSDVVGLDSSPAMLERARPLSRPGLRFELGSVETAEGEFDLVFSNAALHWVADHRDLIPRLLRMLRPGGQLAVQIPSNHDHPANRTGDEAARRAPFREALGGWTRTVHVLPLPEYAEVLHGSGAEDFTVIEKVYPHLLADAGALLDWLAGTTLRPYLARLPETLHGPFLEAVGEELGRRFPQRPVFFGFRRILLHARRGKDLR, translated from the coding sequence ATGGCCTGGGACCCGGACCTCTACCATCGATTCCGCGCGGAGCGCACGGCCCCCTTTGAGGACCTGTTGGGGCTGGTGCGCAAGGCGCCGGGGCTCTCGGTGCTGGACCTCGGGTGCGGGACGGGGGAGCTCACGGCCCGGTTGAAGGAGGCGCTTCCCGATTCGGACGTGGTGGGCCTGGACAGCTCACCGGCGATGCTCGAAAGAGCCCGCCCGCTCTCTCGCCCCGGTCTCCGATTCGAACTCGGTTCGGTGGAGACGGCCGAGGGAGAGTTCGACCTCGTCTTCTCCAACGCCGCCCTCCACTGGGTGGCGGATCACAGGGACCTCATTCCACGGCTCCTGCGCATGCTCCGTCCGGGCGGCCAACTCGCCGTCCAGATCCCCTCGAACCACGATCACCCCGCCAACCGAACGGGCGACGAGGCGGCCCGGAGGGCCCCCTTCCGGGAGGCCCTCGGCGGCTGGACGCGGACGGTTCACGTTCTGCCCCTTCCTGAGTATGCCGAGGTCCTTCACGGCTCGGGGGCCGAGGATTTCACGGTCATCGAAAAGGTGTATCCCCACCTCCTCGCGGACGCGGGGGCCTTGCTCGACTGGCTGGCGGGCACCACGCTCCGGCCGTACCTGGCCCGCCTTCCGGAAACCCTCCATGGCCCCTTCCTGGAGGCCGTCGGAGAGGAGTTGGGGCGCCGGTTCCCCCAACGCCCCGTCTTCTTCGGGTTCCGGCGGATCCTTCTCCACGCCCGCCGCGGAAAGGACCTCCGGTGA
- a CDS encoding DUF87 domain-containing protein, producing the protein MGARFFLGRPKAAGESSGAPGRYELDADRLTTHAAVIGMTGSGKTGLLVNLLEEAALAGVPTLVLDPKGDLTNRLLVFPDYRPEDFAPFAPVGRAAETAERWKAGVEAFGPGPDAARSLARVPVRVLTPGAELRPVNVLERFACPPVEERAEVALSAAASLMALADLPDDPATSPEGLLLSHLLLDLWDSGSAPSLEDLVRQVLSPRLQRIGVLDLDTVIPPKERTALALRLNALLASPALAAWRSGAALDLDEWLNPASAGAQTVLTLSHLPESQRLFFLGLLLGELASWTRRQTGSDSLRALVVFDEVFGYFPPHPANPPTKAPLLTLLKQARAFGVGVVLATQNPVDLDYKGLTNAGLWFLGRLQTEPDRRRVADALGALPGGVDAAERLGEIAPRTFLVHDVKRDAPLLMETRHCVSFLAGPLALPQLERLLGAARPAPAPGSQEGPRSGGPPTVPAGWSSYFSGTGSLVPHLAAEVQLSYRTAPKAPPVSLIQKVLWPLGGATLEADLAADPLDAESLGTETWPGSGSSASPLPAYFSSWKPDRAAKAAAAALALRRTLNLLKDPVTGEMQAPGEPEASFRGRVSALREARRAAEETKALDPLRRRLDRAEDRVRQLEIKVESQRSESKARSADTALSVGLGVLGGLLGSKRSLGGAISRTASKKRMADRAEDRLEALESDLADARAERDTAAAALAAAREEHLRRFLGGDMEAITLLPAARGGVQILSFGILWKPRS; encoded by the coding sequence ATGGGCGCACGCTTCTTTTTGGGACGTCCGAAAGCGGCCGGAGAGTCCTCCGGAGCGCCCGGGCGGTACGAACTGGACGCGGACCGCCTGACGACCCACGCCGCCGTCATCGGGATGACCGGGTCCGGCAAGACGGGACTCCTCGTGAACCTCCTGGAGGAGGCCGCCCTGGCGGGCGTTCCCACCCTGGTCCTCGATCCCAAGGGGGACTTGACGAACCGGCTGCTCGTGTTCCCCGACTACCGGCCGGAGGACTTCGCCCCGTTCGCACCCGTGGGCCGAGCGGCCGAGACGGCCGAGCGCTGGAAGGCGGGCGTGGAGGCCTTCGGCCCCGGCCCCGACGCGGCGCGCTCCCTGGCCCGGGTGCCCGTGCGCGTGCTGACGCCCGGGGCGGAACTCCGGCCCGTCAACGTCCTCGAACGCTTCGCCTGTCCTCCCGTGGAGGAGCGGGCGGAGGTCGCGCTCTCGGCGGCGGCCTCGCTGATGGCCCTGGCGGACCTGCCGGACGATCCGGCTACGAGCCCGGAGGGGCTGCTCCTGTCCCACCTGCTTCTCGACTTGTGGGACTCCGGTTCGGCGCCGTCCCTCGAGGACCTCGTCCGGCAAGTCCTCTCTCCGCGGCTCCAGCGGATCGGGGTCCTGGATCTGGACACGGTCATCCCCCCCAAAGAGAGGACGGCCCTCGCGCTGAGGCTCAACGCCCTTCTCGCCTCCCCGGCGCTCGCGGCCTGGAGATCCGGGGCGGCTCTGGACCTGGATGAATGGTTGAACCCCGCCTCCGCGGGGGCGCAGACGGTCTTGACCCTCAGCCATCTCCCCGAGTCCCAGCGGCTTTTCTTTCTGGGCCTTCTGCTGGGCGAACTCGCCTCGTGGACGCGCAGGCAGACGGGGAGCGACTCGCTCCGGGCCCTGGTGGTCTTTGACGAGGTCTTCGGGTACTTCCCGCCCCACCCGGCCAACCCGCCCACCAAGGCCCCGCTCCTCACGCTCCTCAAGCAGGCGCGCGCCTTCGGCGTGGGCGTCGTCCTCGCCACGCAGAACCCTGTGGACCTTGACTACAAGGGGCTCACCAACGCCGGCCTCTGGTTCCTCGGCCGTCTGCAGACGGAGCCGGACCGGAGGCGCGTCGCGGACGCCCTGGGCGCCCTCCCGGGGGGTGTGGACGCGGCCGAGAGGCTCGGAGAGATCGCCCCCAGGACCTTCCTGGTCCATGACGTGAAGCGGGACGCCCCCTTGCTCATGGAAACCCGCCACTGCGTTTCGTTCCTCGCCGGACCGCTCGCCCTGCCCCAATTGGAGCGGCTCCTGGGCGCCGCACGGCCCGCGCCGGCACCCGGCAGCCAGGAGGGGCCTCGGAGCGGAGGCCCTCCCACCGTCCCCGCCGGCTGGTCGTCCTACTTTTCGGGCACCGGCTCGCTCGTTCCACACCTCGCCGCGGAGGTCCAGCTTTCCTACCGGACGGCTCCGAAGGCCCCCCCCGTTTCGCTCATCCAGAAGGTTCTCTGGCCCCTGGGCGGGGCCACGCTCGAGGCGGACCTCGCCGCGGACCCGCTGGACGCCGAAAGCCTGGGTACGGAAACCTGGCCCGGGTCGGGATCCTCCGCCAGCCCCCTGCCGGCGTACTTCTCCTCCTGGAAACCGGACCGCGCCGCCAAGGCCGCCGCCGCCGCCCTCGCCCTCCGCCGAACCCTGAATCTCCTCAAGGATCCCGTCACGGGCGAGATGCAGGCGCCGGGGGAACCGGAGGCCTCCTTCCGCGGTCGGGTTTCCGCCTTGAGGGAGGCGCGCCGGGCGGCGGAGGAGACGAAGGCTCTGGACCCGTTGCGACGGCGTCTGGACCGGGCGGAGGACCGGGTGCGCCAGCTGGAAATCAAGGTGGAAAGCCAGCGCTCCGAATCCAAGGCCCGAAGCGCGGACACGGCCCTCTCCGTGGGTCTCGGGGTTCTGGGGGGCCTGCTCGGCTCCAAGCGGAGCCTCGGCGGGGCCATCAGCCGGACGGCCTCCAAGAAGCGAATGGCCGACCGCGCGGAGGACCGGCTCGAGGCCCTCGAATCGGATCTGGCCGATGCCCGGGCCGAGCGGGACACTGCCGCCGCCGCCCTGGCCGCCGCCCGCGAAGAGCACCTTCGGCGCTTCCTCGGAGGGGACATGGAGGCGATTACCCTGCTCCCCGCCGCGCGGGGCGGGGTTCAGATCCTCTCCTTCGGGATTCTCTGGAAGCCGAGGTCCTGA
- a CDS encoding RtcB family protein, whose protein sequence is MTYERTIPRQGDMRVEATLYTSDRLPVEADALRQLRDACRIPTVVRVLATPDIHVGFGVPIGCVMATEGVVLPAAVGYDINCGMRVLTTNLRSEETDTARLARSIRGDVPLGEGKRNVPMDRADFLEVLRSGVPVLRELGRTDHPAWEHLDPEEEALTSGHMEDGGSLPGDPSALSERALERGQYQLGTLGGGNHFIEIQSVEKVEDPVAAAAWGLFSGQVVVMIHSGSRGLGHQVGDEYMALARSRRYFEPHPSKELCYMPVDSPEGRRYLGAMNAGANLAFANRHLLAALVRKALLEHHPEARVSLLYDVPHNIAKKELHGGRELWVHRKGATRAFPGSRMAGTPFAETGQPVLIPGSMGTRSYLLRGIPENEVALCSANHGAGRRLSRTAAAGVIRRGDGKILRPGAITDEDFRRAMEGVHLICEDRASIKEEAPQAYKDIGAVIEAVRGAGLAEVVAVLRPLAVLKG, encoded by the coding sequence ATGACGTACGAGCGGACGATCCCCAGGCAGGGCGACATGCGGGTGGAGGCCACCCTGTACACCTCCGACCGCCTTCCGGTCGAGGCCGATGCCCTTCGGCAGCTCCGGGACGCGTGCCGAATCCCCACCGTCGTGCGGGTTCTCGCCACGCCGGACATCCACGTCGGATTCGGCGTGCCCATCGGGTGCGTGATGGCCACGGAGGGAGTGGTGCTTCCCGCCGCCGTGGGCTACGACATCAACTGCGGAATGCGCGTACTGACCACAAACCTTCGGTCGGAGGAAACGGACACGGCCCGGCTCGCCCGCTCCATCCGAGGGGACGTCCCCCTGGGCGAGGGAAAGCGGAACGTGCCCATGGACCGCGCGGACTTCCTCGAGGTCCTTCGCTCCGGGGTGCCCGTCCTTCGAGAACTGGGCCGGACGGACCACCCGGCCTGGGAGCACCTGGATCCCGAGGAGGAGGCGCTCACCAGCGGGCACATGGAAGACGGAGGGTCCCTGCCGGGAGATCCCTCGGCCCTTTCCGAGCGGGCCCTGGAGCGGGGCCAGTACCAGTTGGGGACCCTGGGGGGCGGAAACCACTTCATCGAGATCCAGTCCGTGGAGAAGGTGGAAGACCCCGTCGCGGCGGCGGCGTGGGGGCTTTTCTCCGGCCAGGTCGTGGTGATGATCCACTCGGGGAGCCGGGGGCTGGGCCACCAGGTGGGGGACGAGTACATGGCCCTCGCCCGATCCCGCCGTTACTTCGAACCGCACCCCTCCAAGGAGCTGTGCTACATGCCCGTGGACTCGCCGGAGGGGCGGCGATACCTGGGCGCCATGAACGCCGGGGCCAACCTGGCCTTCGCCAACCGGCACCTCCTCGCCGCCCTCGTGAGGAAGGCCCTCCTCGAACACCATCCCGAAGCCAGGGTCTCCCTCCTCTACGACGTCCCCCACAACATCGCCAAGAAGGAGCTTCATGGGGGGCGCGAACTCTGGGTACACCGAAAGGGGGCCACCCGCGCCTTTCCGGGGTCGAGGATGGCCGGGACGCCCTTCGCCGAAACGGGTCAGCCCGTTCTCATCCCCGGTTCCATGGGAACCCGCTCCTACCTCCTGAGGGGGATCCCGGAGAACGAAGTCGCTCTCTGCTCGGCCAACCACGGCGCGGGCCGACGCTTGAGCCGGACGGCCGCGGCGGGGGTCATCCGCCGGGGCGACGGCAAGATCCTGAGGCCCGGCGCCATCACGGACGAGGACTTCCGGCGGGCCATGGAGGGCGTGCACCTCATTTGCGAGGATCGAGCCTCCATCAAGGAGGAAGCCCCGCAGGCCTACAAGGACATCGGAGCCGTCATCGAGGCGGTCCGCGGGGCGGGGCTGGCGGAGGTGGTTGCGGTCCTCCGCCCCTTGGCGGTGCTCAAGGGCTGA
- a CDS encoding PKD domain-containing protein, producing the protein MKCRSIAGTLPVLWAVLASFGAMAAPPNRGLPAGARPTALASASSVRLAEAAPLWGKAYGGADSDHGFLVKQTGDGGFLLGGDTASFGAGQQDLLLLKADASGSVVWAKAYGTSGNEFGAILPLQGGGLLAQGTSVDLAQQATFFLVRLGEDGTVQWQKSYGPPGSGLTGALPTSDGGFLLNGFSLSFATLDSSLKMLRLDSSGNILWQKEYTGAGQVTGAFYEAQDGTILGSGTVFNLMTQDADLWAARFDASGNVLWQKTYGGSDLDAGGGLWPVPGGGYILSGTTRSFGAGGSSDGVGDVWLLRLDGDGDILWQKTYGGSQDEWGFVQPLQSGGFLLAADTDSFGAGDHDLWILKLDSDGGILWQRTYGGAGKDELSSAEALDDGGVLLAADTESFGHGLDDVWVLRLDSSGNPLFQRAYGGADREEGIVEALSGGGFFVSGETKSFGAGNSDLLALRLDGNGRIGASCSLISDTSVPGSVTAVAPGTSAAAIGSPGLVLGALALSSATMNLSAASPTPSAAGLCAHSSTLTAAASASPESGTAPLDVAFSASASGGTPPYSYAWTFGDGAASVQQNPLHTYASAGSYPVALTVTDGASDTATDSHLTIQVNAQGCSLACSAVVPATAETGQALTFSGSATAAGCSGSPSYEWDFGDGSAHAFTASPTHAYSAPGTYSWTLTVTTAGASPCTQTGSVTVTDPSGGCVLTCTASVPATATVWEVVTFNGTVTATDCSDTPTVDWDFGDGSAHGTALGVSHSYSTAGSYTWTLTVREGNGGDVCTQTGTLVVGTVAVTPPSVSSISKKGNPFRFVVAGSNFQSGIQVFIEGQPWTQIKWKNSGQVLLKGGASLKAAVPKNTPRAIRFLNPDGGEVTVNFQWP; encoded by the coding sequence ATGAAATGTAGATCGATTGCAGGGACCTTGCCGGTCCTTTGGGCGGTTCTTGCCTCCTTCGGCGCCATGGCGGCACCCCCGAACCGGGGGCTCCCTGCGGGCGCTCGCCCGACGGCCCTGGCTTCGGCGTCTTCGGTGCGCTTGGCGGAAGCCGCCCCCCTCTGGGGAAAGGCCTACGGGGGCGCGGACAGCGATCACGGCTTTCTCGTGAAACAGACCGGCGACGGAGGATTTCTCCTCGGCGGCGACACGGCCTCCTTCGGAGCGGGCCAGCAGGACCTGCTTCTCCTGAAGGCCGATGCATCCGGGTCCGTCGTCTGGGCCAAGGCCTACGGGACCTCGGGCAACGAGTTCGGCGCCATTCTGCCCCTTCAGGGCGGAGGCCTTCTCGCCCAGGGAACTTCCGTGGACCTCGCCCAGCAGGCCACCTTCTTCCTCGTCCGCCTGGGCGAGGACGGCACGGTTCAATGGCAGAAGAGCTACGGCCCTCCGGGTTCGGGCCTCACGGGAGCCCTCCCCACCTCCGACGGAGGGTTCCTCCTGAACGGCTTCAGCCTCTCCTTCGCCACCCTTGACTCCTCCTTGAAGATGCTCCGCCTGGATTCTTCCGGAAACATCCTCTGGCAGAAGGAGTACACGGGGGCGGGCCAGGTCACGGGGGCCTTCTACGAGGCCCAAGACGGGACGATCCTCGGTTCCGGAACCGTGTTCAATCTGATGACGCAAGACGCGGATCTCTGGGCGGCCCGGTTCGACGCCTCCGGAAACGTCCTCTGGCAAAAGACCTACGGGGGGAGCGACCTGGATGCCGGAGGCGGTCTCTGGCCGGTGCCGGGTGGAGGGTACATCCTCTCGGGGACCACCCGATCCTTCGGGGCGGGGGGGAGTTCCGACGGCGTGGGCGACGTGTGGCTCCTCCGGCTCGATGGGGATGGGGACATCCTGTGGCAGAAGACCTACGGCGGGTCGCAGGATGAGTGGGGCTTCGTTCAACCGTTGCAATCGGGCGGCTTTCTCCTGGCCGCCGACACGGATTCCTTCGGGGCGGGAGACCACGACCTCTGGATCCTGAAGCTGGACTCCGACGGCGGCATCCTCTGGCAAAGGACCTACGGCGGAGCGGGGAAGGACGAACTCTCCTCCGCCGAAGCGCTGGACGACGGCGGCGTTCTCCTCGCCGCCGATACGGAGTCCTTCGGCCACGGGCTGGACGATGTGTGGGTCCTCCGATTGGATTCGTCGGGGAACCCGCTCTTCCAACGGGCGTATGGAGGGGCGGACCGCGAGGAAGGTATTGTCGAGGCGCTCTCGGGCGGAGGCTTCTTCGTCTCCGGGGAGACCAAGTCCTTCGGCGCCGGCAACAGCGACCTCCTGGCCCTTCGTCTGGACGGGAACGGCCGCATCGGCGCCTCGTGTTCCCTGATCTCCGACACGTCGGTTCCGGGTTCGGTCACAGCCGTGGCGCCGGGCACCTCCGCGGCCGCGATCGGAAGCCCGGGTCTGGTGCTCGGGGCGCTGGCCCTCTCCTCGGCGACCATGAACCTGTCGGCGGCCAGTCCCACGCCTTCCGCGGCCGGCCTCTGCGCCCACTCCTCCACGCTGACGGCCGCGGCCTCCGCGTCCCCGGAGAGCGGGACGGCCCCTCTGGACGTGGCCTTCTCCGCCTCGGCCTCCGGCGGCACGCCGCCCTACTCCTACGCGTGGACCTTCGGAGACGGCGCCGCCTCGGTCCAACAGAACCCCCTCCATACCTACGCTTCCGCCGGTTCGTATCCGGTCGCGCTCACGGTCACCGACGGCGCCTCGGACACGGCCACCGATTCCCACCTCACGATCCAGGTGAACGCCCAGGGCTGTTCGCTTGCTTGTTCGGCGGTCGTCCCCGCGACGGCCGAAACGGGACAAGCGCTCACGTTCTCGGGATCGGCGACGGCGGCGGGCTGTTCGGGCTCTCCTTCCTACGAGTGGGATTTCGGGGACGGCTCGGCCCACGCCTTCACCGCCTCCCCCACCCACGCCTACTCCGCTCCGGGAACCTACTCGTGGACCCTCACGGTCACGACGGCGGGCGCCTCCCCTTGCACGCAGACGGGCTCCGTCACCGTGACCGATCCGTCCGGCGGGTGCGTGCTCACCTGCACCGCCTCGGTTCCGGCCACCGCCACCGTCTGGGAGGTCGTGACCTTCAACGGCACGGTCACCGCCACCGACTGTTCGGACACGCCCACCGTGGACTGGGACTTCGGGGACGGGTCGGCCCACGGGACGGCCCTGGGCGTGTCCCACTCCTATTCCACCGCGGGATCCTACACGTGGACCCTCACGGTCCGGGAGGGCAACGGCGGGGACGTCTGCACCCAGACCGGAACCCTCGTGGTCGGGACCGTCGCGGTGACCCCCCCGTCGGTCTCCTCCATCTCCAAGAAGGGGAATCCCTTCCGCTTCGTCGTTGCGGGAAGCAACTTCCAGAGCGGCATCCAGGTGTTCATCGAAGGCCAGCCGTGGACGCAGATCAAGTGGAAGAACTCCGGTCAGGTCCTTCTCAAGGGAGGCGCCTCGCTGAAGGCGGCGGTTCCCAAGAACACACCCCGGGCCATCCGCTTCCTCAATCCCGACGGGGGCGAGGTGACGGTCAACTTCCAGTGGCCCTGA
- the mscL gene encoding large conductance mechanosensitive channel protein MscL, which produces MFKEFKEFAMRGNVLDMAVGIIIGGAFGKIITSFVGDVLMPPIGLLLGKVDFSNLFIDLSGQHFESLKAAKEAGAATLNYGLFINTVLDFLIVAFAIFLLIRQVNRFKKAEVPAPPATKECPFCLSAVPLKAKKCGFCTSSLEA; this is translated from the coding sequence ATGTTCAAAGAATTCAAGGAATTCGCCATGCGGGGCAACGTGCTGGACATGGCCGTGGGCATCATCATCGGAGGTGCCTTCGGAAAGATCATCACCTCTTTCGTCGGTGACGTGCTCATGCCGCCCATCGGCCTCCTCCTCGGGAAGGTGGACTTCTCGAACCTGTTCATCGACCTCTCGGGCCAGCACTTCGAATCCCTCAAGGCGGCCAAGGAAGCGGGAGCCGCCACGCTCAATTACGGCCTCTTCATCAACACCGTCCTCGATTTCCTCATCGTGGCCTTCGCCATCTTCCTCCTGATCCGCCAGGTGAACCGGTTCAAGAAGGCCGAGGTCCCCGCCCCCCCGGCGACCAAGGAGTGCCCCTTCTGCCTTTCGGCGGTTCCGCTCAAGGCCAAGAAGTGCGGCTTCTGCACCTCCTCCCTGGAGGCCTGA
- the nhaA gene encoding Na+/H+ antiporter NhaA: MGAKVGQAKTKRGRMAVPLPFMEFFQREAASGVILLGAALAALAWANSPWSESYAKAFSWKISVGAGPFFLSKTLLLWINDGLMALFFFVVGLEIKREILVGELSTPRQALLPIAGALGGMAVPSVLYALINGGGAGAAGWGIPMATDIAFALGVLALLGDRVPPGLKVFLAALAIVDDLGAVLVIAFFYSEGIRTTYLGAGVGVLAGLVFLARLGMRSLGLYALAGVAVWVFFLKSGVHPTVAGVLVAMTIPARVAVEAPSFLERARSYLGEFASETSKGRLLTPAQHEALLGLTEAAQGASAPLQRLEHALHPWVTLGIMPLFALANAGVSLEAGGGGGLWGTVTAGAAAGLLLGKPLGILAGAYLVVRTGLSPMPDGAGWRTFAGVGCLAGIGFTMALFIAGLAFGDGGLLAQAKVGILGASVLSGLAGYLILRRG, from the coding sequence GTGGGCGCGAAAGTGGGTCAGGCCAAGACGAAGCGGGGCCGGATGGCGGTCCCCCTGCCCTTCATGGAGTTCTTTCAGAGGGAAGCCGCCTCAGGAGTGATTCTGCTGGGGGCCGCCCTCGCGGCCCTGGCGTGGGCCAACTCCCCCTGGTCCGAATCCTACGCCAAGGCGTTTTCCTGGAAAATTTCCGTTGGTGCGGGACCGTTCTTCCTGTCCAAGACCCTTCTTCTCTGGATCAACGACGGACTCATGGCCCTCTTCTTTTTCGTCGTGGGTCTGGAGATCAAGCGCGAGATCCTGGTGGGAGAGCTGTCCACGCCGCGGCAGGCCCTTCTTCCCATCGCCGGCGCGCTGGGTGGGATGGCCGTTCCCTCGGTCCTGTATGCTCTGATCAATGGAGGGGGCGCCGGGGCCGCGGGGTGGGGGATTCCCATGGCGACGGACATCGCTTTCGCCCTGGGCGTCCTGGCCCTGCTGGGAGATCGTGTCCCGCCCGGGCTGAAGGTGTTTCTCGCGGCGCTGGCCATCGTCGACGACCTGGGCGCCGTTCTCGTCATCGCCTTTTTCTACAGCGAGGGAATCCGGACGACCTACCTGGGGGCCGGCGTGGGCGTTCTCGCCGGGCTCGTCTTTTTGGCTCGCCTCGGCATGCGAAGCCTCGGCCTGTATGCCCTGGCGGGCGTGGCGGTTTGGGTCTTTTTCCTCAAGTCGGGCGTCCATCCGACGGTGGCGGGCGTCCTCGTGGCCATGACGATCCCGGCCCGGGTGGCCGTGGAGGCCCCGAGCTTTCTGGAAAGAGCGCGATCGTATCTCGGAGAATTCGCCTCCGAGACGTCCAAGGGGCGGCTCCTCACCCCGGCCCAGCACGAGGCCCTTCTCGGGCTCACGGAGGCCGCCCAGGGAGCTTCGGCCCCCCTCCAGCGCCTTGAGCACGCCCTGCACCCCTGGGTCACTCTCGGGATCATGCCCCTTTTTGCCCTGGCGAACGCGGGGGTTTCCCTTGAGGCCGGGGGAGGAGGCGGCCTTTGGGGAACGGTGACCGCCGGGGCGGCCGCCGGTCTCCTGCTGGGGAAGCCCCTGGGGATTCTTGCCGGCGCCTACCTCGTCGTGCGGACCGGACTCAGCCCGATGCCCGACGGGGCCGGATGGCGGACCTTCGCGGGCGTCGGGTGTCTGGCCGGAATCGGCTTCACGATGGCCCTTTTCATCGCCGGGCTGGCCTTCGGGGACGGCGGGCTCCTCGCGCAGGCCAAGGTCGGAATCCTCGGCGCCTCGGTCCTGTCCGGTCTGGCCGGATACCTGATCCTGAGGCGGGGCTGA
- a CDS encoding fatty acid desaturase: MAEGRGPSHWAANSRALRRELEGAVDRDLLRDLHRLSPFRHGAVALGLTLAVVVTAALLSLSLPFWAWLPLSLLQGLFLFDFTILLHEVLHHLVFPGKREGPTRLLAFLYALPSGISPSQFTRWHLDHHAGLGSPTEDPKRNRLSPKKNARWLKVLYFTPALFWIYFHAAAEETATYEKALRRRITIERLFALLVHAAAAGAIFLAGGFPLLLRLYLVPYLFGFPLAFGLNRLGQHYDIAPEDPARWGTRMRPSRLWDAFFLWSSYHLEHHYFPGVPFYNLRRLNAALRPFFERRALPERSYGWLLWKYLAENRAPHTRWT, encoded by the coding sequence GTGGCCGAGGGAAGGGGACCCTCCCATTGGGCTGCAAACTCAAGAGCCCTGCGGCGCGAACTCGAGGGGGCGGTGGACCGGGATCTTCTCCGAGACCTCCACCGCCTCTCCCCGTTTCGCCACGGCGCCGTCGCCCTCGGCCTCACGCTCGCCGTAGTCGTGACGGCGGCGCTTCTCTCCCTTTCGCTGCCGTTTTGGGCCTGGTTACCCCTCTCCCTTCTTCAAGGCCTTTTCCTCTTCGACTTCACGATTCTTCTCCACGAGGTTCTGCACCACCTGGTGTTTCCTGGAAAGCGGGAGGGGCCGACGCGGCTTCTGGCCTTCCTGTACGCGCTGCCTTCCGGAATCTCCCCTTCGCAGTTCACGCGCTGGCACCTCGACCACCACGCGGGCCTGGGAAGCCCCACGGAAGACCCCAAACGGAACCGCCTCTCCCCCAAGAAGAACGCCCGCTGGCTCAAGGTTCTCTACTTCACGCCCGCGCTCTTTTGGATCTACTTCCACGCCGCCGCCGAGGAAACGGCCACCTACGAGAAGGCCCTCCGGCGGCGGATCACTATCGAACGGCTCTTCGCCCTTCTGGTGCACGCGGCCGCCGCCGGAGCGATCTTCCTGGCAGGAGGCTTCCCTCTCCTCCTCCGTCTCTACCTGGTGCCCTACCTTTTCGGTTTTCCCCTGGCCTTCGGCTTGAACCGCCTCGGCCAGCACTACGACATCGCCCCTGAAGACCCCGCCCGCTGGGGCACCCGGATGCGACCTTCCCGACTGTGGGACGCGTTCTTCCTCTGGTCCTCCTACCATCTGGAGCACCACTATTTTCCGGGCGTCCCTTTCTATAACCTTCGCAGGCTGAACGCCGCTCTTCGCCCCTTTTTCGAAAGGCGGGCACTCCCCGAGCGATCCTACGGCTGGCTTCTCTGGAAGTACCTGGCGGAAAACCGCGCCCCGCACACGCGCTGGACGTGA
- a CDS encoding DUF3501 family protein — translation MKPIDRSEILDLVQYEKRRKDIRAELMALKDRRRLHLNPILTLLFENRRTIWYQIQEMMRAERMVEEEAILGEIETYSPLVPGREEWKATLYIEIPDLDRLKETLPRLVGVENSVYARIGNTVVRAAGEGGRSREDYTSTVHYLTFEIPPGLVEALEAGAPLRLGVGHPEAQAEVDVPTALREELLSDLRGG, via the coding sequence ATGAAACCCATCGACCGAAGCGAAATCCTCGACCTCGTTCAATACGAAAAGCGCCGAAAGGACATCCGCGCCGAACTCATGGCCCTCAAGGACCGGCGGCGCCTTCACCTGAACCCCATCCTGACCCTGCTTTTCGAGAACCGGCGCACCATTTGGTACCAGATCCAGGAGATGATGCGGGCCGAGCGCATGGTGGAGGAGGAGGCGATCCTCGGAGAAATCGAGACGTACAGCCCGCTCGTTCCCGGCCGTGAAGAGTGGAAGGCCACCCTCTACATCGAAATCCCCGACCTCGACCGCCTGAAGGAGACCCTTCCCCGCCTCGTAGGGGTGGAGAACTCCGTGTACGCGCGGATCGGGAACACGGTGGTCAGGGCAGCAGGCGAGGGGGGTAGGAGCCGCGAGGATTACACGAGCACCGTTCACTACCTGACCTTCGAGATTCCGCCCGGCCTGGTGGAGGCTCTGGAGGCGGGTGCCCCCCTCCGGCTTGGAGTGGGCCACCCGGAGGCCCAGGCCGAGGTGGACGTGCCGACGGCGCTTCGGGAAGAGCTTCTTTCGGACCTCAGGGGAGGTTGA